Proteins encoded in a region of the Corallococcus soli genome:
- a CDS encoding UvrD-helicase domain-containing protein — translation MTSRAGKPDTDADRELQKCLDAPLVKSFVMIAGAGSGKTTSLVKALNHLKKHRGVDLKRRGQRVACITYTEVAKKEILTDVDNEPLFCVSTIHSFLWTLIRPFQEDIRTWLAAHLVGESQDLEKPSVTKKQRRTLERDQKRLAKLRDQEVALRGVKRFTYGAGADYAKGILGHETIIKLAPALLLTSPLLRDLVTRQFPFVFVDESQDTNPEVVRALKAVASDAPGRFCLGFFGDPMQKIYATGVGEIEHRNDWALIKKPENFRSSANVLAVLNQIRAQSDGLEQKSGYIENRPQAPGTARLFVVPADDNRAGRLRAVRKWMADATGTPAWMQDTGDAGAHILVIVHRMAARRLGFEQVHAALNDKVPTSVSEGFRDGTTWIVRPFLSFILPLVDALRDKRDFDAISLLRTHCPCLSSEQLCGISVPELLLQLKKDTEALAALLDPAGVSSVQQVLTFIRDHQLMTLDNRFTHALEASEDLASDGETPDEVSEDGAAAAFLKCPVKQLWGYRKYIKDESPFFTQQGVKGAEFERVLTVVDDDEGSYNLFSYNKYFGVEELSAKDLANRNSGKETVIERTRRLFYVCCSRAIQDLAVVVFTRDVSGTALKIQQTGLFPREQVQVFEELL, via the coding sequence ATGACATCGCGAGCCGGGAAACCAGACACCGACGCGGACCGCGAACTCCAAAAGTGCCTGGATGCTCCCCTCGTCAAGAGCTTCGTGATGATCGCAGGCGCGGGCTCTGGAAAGACGACGTCTCTCGTCAAAGCACTCAACCACTTGAAGAAGCACCGCGGCGTCGACTTGAAGCGGCGTGGCCAACGGGTGGCTTGCATTACCTACACGGAAGTGGCGAAGAAAGAAATCCTGACCGATGTCGACAATGAACCGCTCTTCTGCGTGTCGACCATCCACAGCTTTCTTTGGACTCTCATCAGGCCCTTCCAGGAGGACATTCGCACCTGGCTCGCTGCGCACCTCGTCGGAGAATCTCAGGACCTGGAGAAGCCCTCCGTCACCAAGAAACAGAGGCGCACCCTCGAGAGAGACCAGAAGCGCCTTGCAAAGCTTCGGGACCAGGAAGTGGCGCTGCGGGGCGTCAAACGTTTCACCTATGGAGCGGGCGCGGACTACGCGAAGGGGATACTCGGACACGAGACCATCATCAAGCTGGCGCCAGCGTTGCTGCTCACATCCCCCCTGCTTCGGGATCTGGTCACGCGGCAGTTCCCATTCGTCTTCGTGGACGAAAGCCAGGACACCAATCCTGAGGTAGTCCGCGCACTCAAGGCGGTTGCATCGGACGCGCCTGGGCGGTTCTGTCTCGGATTCTTCGGAGACCCCATGCAGAAGATCTATGCGACAGGCGTGGGTGAGATTGAACATAGGAATGACTGGGCGTTGATCAAGAAGCCGGAGAACTTCCGCAGTTCGGCCAACGTGCTGGCAGTGCTCAACCAGATCCGGGCCCAGAGCGACGGCCTTGAGCAAAAATCAGGGTACATAGAAAACCGCCCGCAGGCGCCAGGTACAGCGCGGCTTTTTGTCGTGCCAGCCGATGACAACCGGGCCGGCAGGCTCAGGGCCGTTCGCAAATGGATGGCCGATGCCACCGGGACGCCCGCCTGGATGCAGGACACAGGAGATGCTGGTGCCCACATCCTGGTGATCGTCCACCGCATGGCCGCAAGACGCCTGGGCTTCGAACAAGTCCATGCCGCGCTCAACGACAAGGTGCCCACCTCCGTCAGTGAAGGCTTCCGGGACGGAACCACGTGGATTGTACGCCCCTTCTTGTCCTTCATCCTTCCACTGGTGGATGCCCTCAGGGACAAGCGCGATTTTGACGCCATCTCATTGCTCAGAACGCACTGCCCGTGCTTGTCCTCGGAGCAACTGTGCGGCATCTCCGTCCCGGAGCTGCTGCTCCAGTTGAAGAAGGACACGGAGGCGCTGGCGGCGCTCCTCGACCCGGCAGGGGTCTCTTCTGTCCAGCAAGTCCTGACATTCATCCGCGACCATCAACTCATGACGTTGGACAACCGATTCACCCACGCACTGGAGGCATCGGAGGACCTGGCGTCTGACGGCGAAACACCCGATGAAGTCAGTGAGGATGGCGCCGCCGCCGCGTTCCTCAAGTGCCCCGTCAAGCAGCTCTGGGGATACCGGAAGTACATCAAAGACGAATCCCCGTTCTTCACCCAGCAAGGCGTCAAGGGCGCTGAGTTCGAGCGGGTCCTGACGGTGGTGGATGACGACGAAGGAAGCTACAACCTCTTCTCCTACAACAAGTATTTCGGCGTTGAGGAGCTGTCCGCGAAGGACCTGGCGAATCGCAACTCTGGCAAGGAGACCGTCATTGAGCGGACGAGACGCCTCTTCTACGTGTGCTGCTCGCGCGCCATCCAGGATCTCGCGGTCGTGGTCTTCACCAGGGATGTCTCGGGCACCGCACTGAAGATCCAGCAGACCGGTCTCTTTCCTCGGGAGCAGGTGCAGGTGTTCGAAGAACTGCTCTGA
- a CDS encoding ATP-dependent endonuclease — MHLHSFHVRNFRRLKDVHIDLEEDVSIFVGANNSGKTSATQVFSYFVARGDDKLTLHDFSADCCRTFDRIGAGEGKGPTEPFPRISLDLWLQLEENDLQRVIDLIPSLSWDKNLVGLRIEFAPRDEAALWARYREARSKASAHAPKAGTYQPWPETLSDYLSKHLGSEFDFRYYVLDHTRFSSDFKEEAGYVPSLLASDTHRSGQQIIRDLIHIDFLNAQKHLSDSSPGGRAEDLSRRLSRFYVRNRDKGEIDHEALGVLFTVEEQLSGHLTKALDSIIKRLDGLGYPGLDNPQLKIKSAFRPEQMLGGAGGARVHYQLDNGDSELKALSLPDRYNGLGFKNLIYMVVELLDFQARWKAEEVRQPLHLIFIEEPEAHLHTQLQQVFIRQVSDIMKPEPLDEGIYRSQLVVTTHSPHILHERGFTPIRYFRRPSKAAARQMSEVLSLSWFYQAQKDHGADYLQRYLKLMHCDLFFADAAILVEGNVERLLMPLMIEKTKCKLESKYLCVLEIGGAFGYRFCPLMEFLGIPTLIITDLDSVFPRPQHSDAADDIGDDSEEEPPDQGRSRGGGACQTDEQGAVTSNQTLTRWLPGKEVIQELLDLPHAQKERTLNGGSSARVRVAYQTRSKVNWNSCSEMIAGRTLEETFALENLEWCQAKARQHLKLRINKSQNHSPKEIARKIHTRVNGDSFKKTDFALALMAEDRDSSWVVPSYIAEGLLWLAGQLGVAAPAPTSGQEEAAA; from the coding sequence ATGCACCTGCATTCATTTCATGTCCGGAACTTCCGTCGCCTGAAGGACGTTCACATTGATCTCGAAGAAGACGTTTCGATCTTTGTCGGCGCCAACAACAGCGGGAAGACCTCCGCCACCCAGGTCTTCAGTTACTTCGTCGCCAGGGGGGACGACAAGTTGACTCTTCACGACTTCAGCGCGGACTGCTGTCGTACGTTCGACAGGATTGGCGCTGGAGAAGGAAAGGGGCCAACGGAACCGTTCCCGAGGATCAGTCTCGATCTCTGGCTGCAGCTCGAAGAGAATGATTTGCAGCGGGTCATCGACCTGATTCCGAGCCTGAGCTGGGACAAGAACCTAGTCGGATTGCGGATCGAGTTCGCCCCCCGGGATGAGGCGGCGCTCTGGGCCCGCTATCGTGAAGCCAGATCGAAGGCGTCTGCCCATGCACCCAAGGCAGGGACCTATCAGCCTTGGCCTGAAACCCTGAGCGACTATCTTTCCAAGCATCTCGGCAGTGAATTCGACTTTCGCTACTACGTCCTTGATCACACGCGATTCAGCAGTGATTTCAAGGAAGAGGCGGGCTACGTTCCTTCCCTCCTGGCTTCAGACACGCATCGAAGCGGCCAGCAGATCATCAGGGATTTGATCCACATCGACTTCCTCAATGCCCAGAAGCATCTCTCTGATTCGAGTCCAGGTGGCCGGGCGGAGGACCTGTCGCGCCGTCTCAGCCGGTTCTACGTAAGAAACCGCGATAAGGGCGAAATCGACCATGAGGCGCTGGGCGTCCTGTTCACCGTGGAAGAACAGCTCAGCGGACACCTGACCAAGGCCCTTGATTCAATCATCAAGCGACTGGATGGACTGGGCTATCCAGGACTCGATAATCCACAACTGAAGATCAAATCCGCCTTCAGGCCTGAGCAGATGCTGGGCGGGGCAGGCGGGGCACGCGTCCACTACCAGCTAGACAACGGGGATAGCGAGCTGAAGGCACTCAGTCTTCCAGACCGGTACAACGGCCTGGGATTCAAGAACCTCATCTACATGGTGGTGGAGCTGCTCGACTTCCAGGCGCGGTGGAAAGCCGAGGAGGTGCGCCAGCCCCTTCACCTCATCTTCATTGAAGAGCCGGAGGCACACCTGCACACGCAACTACAGCAGGTCTTCATCCGCCAGGTCTCCGACATCATGAAGCCAGAGCCCCTAGATGAAGGCATCTACCGAAGTCAGCTCGTTGTGACGACGCATTCACCGCACATTCTCCACGAGCGGGGTTTTACGCCCATCCGCTACTTCAGACGTCCTTCCAAGGCAGCGGCACGACAGATGTCGGAGGTCCTCAGTCTTTCTTGGTTCTACCAAGCTCAGAAGGACCATGGCGCTGACTACCTCCAGCGATATCTGAAGCTCATGCATTGTGACCTGTTCTTCGCGGACGCAGCCATCCTCGTGGAGGGCAATGTCGAGCGCCTGTTGATGCCCCTGATGATCGAGAAGACAAAATGCAAGCTGGAATCCAAGTACCTGTGCGTCCTGGAGATTGGCGGCGCCTTTGGCTACCGATTCTGCCCTCTCATGGAGTTCCTGGGGATCCCCACACTGATTATCACGGATCTCGACAGCGTCTTCCCGCGCCCCCAACATTCGGACGCAGCTGACGACATCGGCGACGACAGCGAGGAAGAGCCACCCGACCAAGGACGCTCACGAGGTGGGGGCGCATGCCAGACCGATGAGCAGGGGGCTGTGACGTCCAACCAGACCCTTACGCGTTGGCTCCCGGGGAAGGAAGTCATCCAGGAGCTCTTGGACCTTCCACATGCGCAGAAGGAACGAACCTTGAATGGAGGGAGCTCTGCTCGCGTCCGCGTTGCCTATCAAACCCGCTCCAAGGTGAACTGGAACTCCTGCTCCGAAATGATCGCGGGACGTACCCTTGAGGAGACGTTTGCCCTGGAGAACCTGGAATGGTGCCAGGCAAAGGCTCGTCAGCACCTCAAGCTGCGCATCAACAAGAGCCAGAACCATTCACCCAAGGAAATCGCCAGGAAGATCCACACAAGGGTCAACGGAGATTCCTTCAAGAAAACGGACTTCGCGCTTGCGCTGATGGCTGAGGACAGGGATTCCAGTTGGGTGGTTCCCAGCTACATCGCGGAAGGGCTTCTCTGGCTCGCTGGACAACTTGGTGTCGCGGCCCCTGCGCCCACCTCCGGCCAGGAAGAGGCAGCGGCATGA
- a CDS encoding AAA family ATPase, producing MILRKLRVQQFRCFRNPVELSGLGMGVHVIHAPNETGKSSLVLAIARALFDRYSTRDREIQQLRPWQTTLSPRITLEFETGGKRFRLEKAFLDEATSLLDEWTGTRFERVADSHSADEFVRSAIASTLPGSGATKVGHWGLARLLWLNQGPERHELPGLDSAIKGRLLETVGIAALSSEEQALLKAVEAAYCKFYTPKTGKPVAGSDLVQCEERIRVLEGEVTKLEQRRGEAGRSADEIADTRHQLASLTEEKTGYAQQLVDLQEHIEVESALEQRIALRKKDAERQHEFWKGLDQKQRDLLELQTKAAKHEDQAARRQPALQEAQAAAHRAQDTRREAQERLKVQQEEQEKVDQRLERSRLLEKALGTLEEQRRLEGLIKQGTRLETAFQNSLRKTAALNRVSESDVKRAENVERKLSQAQERLAAQGIEVRFTAETPQSLEWEVQGHLREYKVTRDEQKRFEGVTAGELRIKGVGRLSLRTEAAELGKLQAEVDKLRKDLARRLHEQGAQDLAGLRTAWENQRDLLQEHQKHEGALSAFLEAAGFASIDAAREKCRILAGELGGMAEQLALRVEDLGTYTFPTAELLAEEAKARRREVKSREKARDEADAGVQNAEQHMRTLTQERMSALQQAQALRQAMQSQMVALGGSMEQLGAEVERAAAEHQRTENMLKGMLAELPPPDARATTRRKQIQQALERVEEAARAAREKIIRAEMVIGQAVTDDLYAQLCLAEEALALEKARHQQGMTRARAAEALRILTSAWQEQVSRSFVGPIEEEVHARLDYIRGGSRPGRLLLDADFGDAQMQTAAGPKPLDSFSWGTQEQTLFALRLAIGGLLSTKGPRPEPQLVVLDDALVNTDAIRHRRALELIETAGDTLQVLILTAFPERYRTLRGMKVFDLKALEQESPASP from the coding sequence ATGATCCTGCGCAAACTTCGCGTCCAACAGTTCCGCTGTTTCCGCAACCCCGTGGAGTTGTCCGGCCTCGGCATGGGCGTCCACGTCATCCACGCCCCCAACGAGACGGGTAAATCCAGCCTGGTGCTTGCCATCGCACGAGCGCTTTTTGACCGCTACTCGACCCGGGACCGGGAGATTCAACAGCTCCGGCCCTGGCAGACCACCCTCTCGCCCCGAATCACGCTGGAGTTTGAAACCGGAGGGAAGAGATTCCGGTTGGAGAAGGCCTTCCTGGATGAGGCCACCAGCCTCCTGGACGAATGGACGGGAACGCGCTTCGAACGGGTTGCCGACTCCCACAGCGCGGATGAATTCGTCCGCAGCGCCATCGCCTCAACCCTGCCAGGCAGTGGAGCCACGAAGGTGGGGCACTGGGGATTGGCCCGCCTTCTCTGGCTGAACCAGGGCCCTGAGCGTCACGAGCTTCCCGGGCTGGATTCCGCCATCAAGGGACGTCTCCTGGAGACAGTCGGGATCGCGGCGCTGAGCTCCGAGGAACAAGCCTTGTTGAAGGCCGTGGAGGCCGCCTATTGCAAGTTCTACACACCCAAGACGGGCAAGCCTGTCGCCGGCAGTGATCTCGTCCAATGCGAGGAGCGTATTCGGGTCCTGGAAGGCGAGGTGACCAAGCTCGAACAGCGCAGGGGAGAGGCCGGAAGGAGCGCGGATGAAATCGCCGACACCCGCCACCAGCTTGCCTCCCTGACGGAGGAGAAGACGGGCTACGCACAACAGCTCGTCGACCTCCAGGAACACATTGAAGTGGAGAGTGCCCTGGAGCAGAGAATCGCCCTTCGCAAGAAGGACGCCGAGCGACAACACGAGTTCTGGAAGGGACTGGATCAGAAACAGCGCGACCTCCTGGAGCTCCAGACGAAGGCGGCAAAGCACGAGGACCAAGCAGCAAGAAGACAACCCGCCCTCCAGGAGGCACAGGCGGCGGCGCATCGCGCCCAGGACACACGCCGCGAGGCTCAGGAGCGGCTCAAGGTCCAGCAGGAGGAACAGGAGAAAGTGGACCAGCGCCTGGAGCGGAGCCGGCTCCTGGAGAAGGCCCTTGGTACACTGGAAGAGCAGCGCCGGCTGGAGGGCCTCATCAAACAAGGTACGCGGCTGGAGACAGCCTTCCAGAATAGCCTGCGCAAGACAGCGGCGCTGAATCGGGTCTCCGAGTCCGACGTGAAGCGAGCGGAGAACGTGGAGCGGAAGCTGTCACAGGCCCAGGAGCGACTGGCTGCTCAAGGGATTGAAGTCCGGTTCACGGCGGAGACTCCGCAAAGCCTTGAGTGGGAGGTACAGGGGCATCTGCGCGAGTACAAGGTCACCCGGGACGAGCAAAAACGCTTCGAGGGCGTGACTGCGGGCGAGTTGCGCATCAAGGGCGTGGGACGGCTGAGCCTTCGTACGGAAGCCGCCGAACTCGGCAAGCTCCAAGCGGAGGTCGACAAGCTCCGCAAGGACCTGGCACGCCGCCTCCATGAACAGGGCGCCCAGGACCTGGCCGGACTGCGAACCGCCTGGGAGAACCAGCGAGACCTGCTCCAGGAGCACCAGAAGCACGAGGGGGCGCTCAGTGCATTCCTTGAGGCGGCAGGCTTCGCCAGCATCGATGCAGCGCGCGAGAAGTGCCGAATACTCGCGGGCGAACTCGGGGGCATGGCCGAACAGCTTGCCCTCCGGGTGGAGGACTTGGGCACGTACACGTTCCCGACTGCGGAGTTGCTCGCGGAGGAAGCCAAGGCCCGCAGGCGCGAGGTGAAGTCCCGCGAGAAGGCACGTGACGAGGCGGACGCCGGGGTCCAGAACGCAGAGCAGCACATGCGGACACTGACGCAGGAGCGGATGAGCGCACTCCAGCAGGCCCAGGCATTGAGACAGGCGATGCAGTCGCAGATGGTGGCGCTGGGAGGCTCGATGGAACAGCTTGGCGCGGAAGTCGAGCGGGCCGCCGCGGAGCATCAGCGAACGGAGAACATGCTCAAGGGTATGCTCGCCGAACTTCCCCCACCTGACGCCCGCGCCACGACCCGACGCAAGCAGATCCAGCAGGCCCTGGAGCGTGTCGAGGAGGCAGCGCGGGCTGCACGCGAGAAGATCATCCGCGCGGAGATGGTGATTGGACAGGCCGTGACGGACGACCTCTACGCACAGCTTTGCCTGGCGGAAGAGGCCCTCGCGCTGGAGAAGGCGAGACACCAGCAAGGCATGACACGGGCCCGCGCCGCCGAAGCCCTGCGCATCCTGACGAGCGCGTGGCAGGAGCAGGTGAGCCGGTCCTTCGTAGGCCCCATTGAAGAGGAAGTCCATGCGAGGCTGGACTACATCCGAGGAGGAAGCCGTCCTGGTCGCCTCCTGCTGGACGCTGACTTCGGCGATGCCCAGATGCAGACCGCCGCCGGCCCGAAGCCGCTCGACAGCTTCTCCTGGGGAACGCAGGAGCAGACCTTGTTCGCGCTGCGATTGGCCATTGGCGGACTCCTCTCGACGAAGGGGCCCAGGCCCGAGCCACAGCTCGTTGTCCTCGATGATGCCCTCGTCAATACGGATGCCATCCGGCACCGGCGTGCGCTGGAGCTCATCGAGACCGCAGGGGACACCCTTCAGGTCCTCATCCTCACGGCCTTTCCGGAGCGCTACCGCACCCTTCGAGGCATGAAGGTATTCGACCTGAAGGCCCTTGAACAGGAATCACCCGCGAGCCCCTGA
- a CDS encoding metallophosphoesterase family protein: MPSLVEGAQATARSVRAVVGGLMIKILHSADWQIGLRAKHVANVAEAVRGARLDAARNVIQSANRLGVNAVVLAGDIFEDTSVGDRLVHQVVTILAESRVPVYVLPGNHDPLTPDAVYLRASWRQRPEHVRMLDTSVAVPVPGTDAVLLPAPLRQKTGLKDPTSAWIQREEADGIRIGVAHGSLRIEGKHSPDDFPIALDAVARSGLDYLALGHWHGQYIHGERTAYSGAHETTKFGEDGSGQALMVEIPSRGALPQLTPVPTRSLTWRLLELDLNQGTELEAARVHEHVAGIKDPARTLLRLRTTGASSDEDTSRLAALEESLWGKGFLHIELDRRDVARTKAEGRLAELSLSSGLLATLLEQLGAQAVSGQTSAPDVIRPAARQLLSELVMEVWK; the protein is encoded by the coding sequence GTGCCCTCCCTGGTGGAGGGCGCACAGGCCACCGCGCGCAGCGTCCGCGCGGTCGTGGGCGGGCTCATGATCAAGATTCTCCACTCGGCGGACTGGCAGATCGGGCTGCGGGCGAAGCATGTCGCGAACGTGGCCGAAGCCGTTCGCGGGGCTCGGCTGGATGCCGCTCGAAACGTCATCCAGTCCGCCAACCGCCTGGGTGTGAATGCGGTCGTGCTCGCTGGCGACATCTTCGAGGACACCTCCGTCGGGGATCGACTTGTCCACCAAGTCGTGACGATCCTCGCGGAGTCCAGGGTGCCAGTGTATGTCCTTCCCGGGAACCACGACCCGCTGACCCCCGACGCCGTCTATCTCCGAGCCTCCTGGAGACAACGGCCCGAGCACGTCCGGATGCTGGACACCTCCGTGGCGGTGCCGGTTCCCGGGACCGATGCGGTCCTGCTTCCCGCTCCACTGCGCCAGAAGACGGGGCTCAAGGACCCGACCTCCGCCTGGATTCAGCGGGAGGAGGCCGATGGAATCCGGATCGGCGTGGCGCACGGCTCGCTGCGCATCGAAGGCAAGCACTCCCCGGACGACTTCCCGATTGCCCTGGATGCGGTCGCAAGGAGCGGGCTCGACTATCTGGCCCTCGGCCACTGGCATGGCCAGTACATCCATGGCGAGCGCACTGCCTATTCAGGCGCCCATGAGACGACGAAGTTCGGCGAGGACGGCTCGGGCCAAGCGCTGATGGTGGAAATCCCCTCGCGTGGTGCCCTCCCCCAACTGACTCCCGTTCCCACCCGCTCACTCACATGGCGACTCCTGGAATTGGACTTGAATCAGGGAACCGAGTTGGAGGCCGCCCGGGTTCATGAACATGTCGCGGGCATCAAGGATCCAGCCAGGACGCTGTTGCGACTGAGAACCACGGGCGCCTCTTCGGATGAGGATACCTCACGACTGGCCGCACTGGAGGAGTCACTCTGGGGGAAGGGCTTCCTCCACATCGAACTCGACCGCAGGGACGTCGCCCGTACCAAGGCGGAGGGACGACTCGCGGAGCTTTCCCTTTCAAGTGGGCTCCTCGCCACGTTGTTGGAGCAACTGGGTGCGCAGGCCGTTTCAGGCCAGACCTCCGCCCCCGATGTCATCCGGCCGGCCGCACGGCAGTTGCTATCCGAACTGGTGATGGAGGTGTGGAAATGA
- a CDS encoding NADP-dependent oxidoreductase has translation MAQTLPETMQAAAFDRFGGPEVLGIKTVPVPQCGDDEIIIRAEAAGVGTWDALERQGEMVELLEGPPRFPYVQGTDGAGEVAAVGSAVRGFKPGDRVYGVAFMSAKGSFYAQYVAVKEHQAAPIPRGLKVEQAAALAADGCTALIGLEDKLQLKQGQRLVIFGASGGVGHIAVQLARRMGAKVLAVASGEDGVELARRCGADAVVEGRKGDVAAACRAFAPDGPDAALVLANGDAAQAVLQHLRKGGRIAYPNGVEPAPRAPDGVELLAYDGIPGPKTLPRLNALVEQEPFHLEVSRLYPLKEAAKAQEEVLKHHLGKFALRIN, from the coding sequence ATGGCCCAGACGCTTCCCGAAACCATGCAGGCCGCGGCGTTCGACCGCTTCGGAGGACCGGAGGTCCTCGGCATCAAGACCGTGCCCGTGCCCCAGTGCGGCGACGACGAAATCATCATCCGCGCCGAAGCCGCGGGGGTGGGCACCTGGGATGCGCTGGAGCGGCAGGGCGAAATGGTCGAGCTCCTCGAAGGCCCTCCGCGCTTTCCCTACGTGCAGGGCACGGACGGCGCGGGCGAGGTGGCCGCCGTGGGCAGCGCCGTGCGTGGCTTCAAGCCAGGCGACCGTGTCTACGGCGTCGCGTTCATGAGCGCCAAGGGGAGCTTCTACGCGCAGTACGTCGCCGTGAAGGAGCACCAGGCCGCGCCCATTCCCCGGGGGCTGAAGGTGGAGCAGGCGGCGGCGCTCGCGGCGGACGGCTGCACCGCGCTGATCGGACTCGAGGACAAGCTCCAGCTCAAGCAGGGGCAACGGCTGGTCATCTTCGGGGCCAGTGGTGGCGTGGGACACATCGCGGTGCAGCTCGCCCGGAGGATGGGCGCCAAGGTGCTGGCGGTCGCGTCGGGTGAAGACGGCGTGGAGCTGGCCCGCCGCTGCGGGGCGGACGCGGTCGTCGAAGGCCGCAAGGGGGACGTGGCCGCGGCCTGCCGCGCCTTCGCGCCGGACGGCCCGGATGCGGCGCTGGTGCTGGCGAATGGAGACGCCGCCCAGGCGGTCCTCCAGCACCTGCGCAAGGGAGGGCGCATCGCGTACCCGAACGGCGTGGAGCCCGCCCCCCGCGCGCCCGATGGCGTCGAGCTCCTCGCGTACGACGGCATCCCGGGTCCGAAGACCCTGCCCCGGCTCAACGCGCTCGTCGAACAGGAGCCCTTCCATCTGGAGGTCAGCCGCCTCTACCCGCTGAAGGAGGCCGCGAAGGCCCAGGAGGAGGTGCTCAAGCACCACCTGGGCAAGTTCGCGCTGCGAATCAACTGA